gttattttgtCCAGAAAGTACAGCCTTGGCCAAAAGTTTTAGGCACCcccaacttttattaaaataatgaagtaaaactacttttattttctatatttatttatttcttaaaaattaagttaatataaacaagaaaagCTTATAATCTAGTAGGTCCACCTTTAGATTTTATTGCAGCACTGATTCGAGCTGGCATGCTGCGTACTAACTTTGTACACTCATTCCTAGAAATACTGTTCCATTCTTGAACTAATGCATTTTTAATGCAGTTTTTGATCAAATACTATGCTCCTTGATCCTCTGCTTTAAAATACCCCAAAGATGCTCAATTGGGTTGAGGTCTGGAGACTGCGCCGGCCAATCCAACAcctcaatattattttcaagaaacCAACGCATCACAGTCCCTGACTTATGACACTGTGCGTTGTCTTGCTGAAAAATGACAGCGTCTAGGTTGGTGTCACCGTAAATGCTTGTTAGCGATGGCATTAGAGACGTTTCGAGTACTTGGATGCACTTTTCACTGTTCATACGACATTCGCCAACAAACATTTCACCAACGCCATCGGCAGCCATGCAGCCCCAGATCATAATGCTACCTCCGCCGTGCTTGCCAGTAGGTACAACGCAATCTGCATGGTATTCTGCGCCCATACGTCGCCTCACAAAGGTCACACCCGGTGTCCCAAAAACCTAGTTGAGGAAAAAACAACACCAATTAGGAAattgattataatttgtattataagAGTGGAACTAAAAAGGAAACGTtcttaattataagaaaactacTAGAATTGATTCACCTTAAAGTTAGATTCATCAGACAACACCACATTAGCCCAATCTTCCTCTGTGAAATGTTGTTACTGTAAAGCTATTCTAGGCGCTTCttttaattagtttctgaCAGCCTAGGATTCTTCCTGGCTTTGCACCCTTTCAGGCCTGCTTCCCCGAGTCTTCTTCTGTCGGTTCGCGAACTTATTGACTTTCCAGCTTCATCTGACAAGGCAGCAGCAAGCGCGGATGAagtttttttcctatttttcaGTGACTCTCGAACCAATTTTCTATCTTCGCGATCCGTGGTCACACGTTTTCGGCCTGCTCGTGGTTTGTCGTCGTGGGTACCGGTCTCGGCAAACCGTTTGACGGCAGACTGTACAGCGCAACGCGAACATTTCACCAACTTGGCGATTTCTTTCTGGGATCGCCCTTGTTCGTGTAAAAGTTCAATTTTCACTCGATTTTCAAtagtaattttactttttttgggcattttaaaattaatatgatgTCAATTTGTCGCTCAAAAAAAATGACAGCTCGTTTACTAGTTGAAGTCTAGAACACAACTGGTCATAAAATCACTGATGAGAttacaaaaaactgaaatcttttgttttcgTTGACCAGGGTTTTTCATGACCTCAAAATATGCCACCTACTGTGCCAGGTAACGTTTTATGACCCTGACAATACattaaagtaagtatttattcattgtttCAATAGTAAACATgcattgtgtatttttaaggGGTGCCTAAAACTTTTGGCCAAGGCTGTACTTTATCTAGGTTGTTAACCAGGTTACTGTTTTTACTTAAACACAGAGAAACTGTCATCTTTTcctatctaaaaataaagtttaatcaCTTCGACTAAAGATGCTCGTATAAAGAATACAAATACAGTTAGTAGGTATATGTTTACTATTCGCGTATTAATTGTCCTAGACTTAACGCCACAGTCTGCCAAAGTAAAATtggcatcaataaaaactgTATAATGTGAACGTTCTAAGCGGTAGATACGCATTATTATGTAACATTGCACCTTGTTGATACTTTAGAAGGCAATCAACCCTAGGGAATTCATTATATCCACGTCTTGGTCTATTTATGTACTTCCGTGCACTCAAAATAAACTATGACTATCCTCATTGATTAGACGCATGAAATTTATCTAGTTGGCTTGGTCGTGAGCGTACGATGCATTAGGTAAATACTGCTTATCGACCAAGCGGAGTAGACTGAAATTACAGATCTGCTTAAAAACGCACTTTCACTCCCTAGTTTAACCGATAAACTGACAGATTATTTGAGTGAATGATGAAACGTTGTAGGTAAATGGAGGCGTTATCTTTCAACAATCAGATCGATATAGAGGTATGTGAGTAAGATATAAgagtaaaaaaactaaatgagTTGTTACTGCTGATACCCATTTCCcttacctccgcaacctttgcggGAAACCTGCCACATCTTGGTGCCTGagtgtgcaggtttcctcacgatgttttccctcaccgtaagagcttCTTTAGCTACTCTGGGAGAAAACTTTATACGTACTGTGGCCATACCTTATCGTATGTGGTCCATTATACCATgtcatatatataaagaaaaagatgtagtctctgactacccctccgggaaagtagtgtgattttatgtatgtatgtatgtacaaagaaAAAGgatcaatattttatgaaatttaggAGTTAAACTACTTACGTAGATACATAGCACCCGCAAAAGCtagaatttatttcttaatgaactaaggaataggtccaatccatatctttcccatggatatcgaaaaaggcgactaagggataggctaagaAACTTGCGATTATTTTTatgcgatggactagcaaccagtcactatttgaatctcattctatcattaaggcaaacagctgaacgtggcctatcattatttgcaagactgttaactctgtctaccccgcaagggatacagacatgactatatgtatgtatcacctAAGGAAATAAATgctttccattttttttattattcaatgataaaattttattatgaagtgGTAAGTACTTGTTTACAAAAATCCCATACAATGAATGGGGAGTTCGGAGCAAACATTTGTCTTACCTTGTACGTATTGCAGATATGACGGGTTGGCAAGGCCCTGTGACCCAGTTAGAAAGAATTGTCAGGAAATGGACCGTTTGTTTTCGAGGTCAATTTGTGGTATACTATTGTGGGTCtttaaaattctatcatttctTTGAATAAGAAACGCCGCCGCGTGTGAGATAAACTCAAAAAGTTACGGTTGTATTTTAGGATTTTTACGAAGTGATACAGGAATTACGGATAAAAGTTTAGGtaaagctctgtctacacatTTATGAAGACAGCGTGTGAAAGTATCTTAACATGCAATATTAAAACTGTTATAATGATCACAgaaatacgtacatataatcacgtctctatctcTTGCAGGGTGAGACAGTggcaagtcttgaaaagactgaaaggtcatgaTCAGctgctttatgatggaattgagattcaaatagcgacaggtggctagcccatcgcctacaagaggaataccaagtttataagcctatcctttagtcgtcttttacaacatcggatttagataaaattttgtacgaacattaataaacattattaaatatcGTTTTTTCTTAGGACGGGAGCTTTGCTCTGGGAAAAAActagttacaaaaaatattgtaatatctATGTGTCCAACGGTATACTATACCCAGATGGCATTTTCAACCTTTTCTTTGGGCGTTGTCCAAAGGTCGGAAAACACAGGAGTGGCCTAATTTATTCTTGACATCTAGGTATCGTGACAGACGAAAATGTTGATAAATTGAGTCGTGTTCACCGTGGTAAGGGCGATAAAGGGCATCCTAATGGAACGTGCCTTAATCTGGGTCTAACAACTTGAGAAAGAGGTCGGAGAAAATTTAATTCGAATAATATATATCAAAGAACTAGGAAAGGAAAATTTGTAGAAAGCAGTTCGTGGGCTGAAGGCAAAAAGTCGGAAAATATTTCCGTTTCATCTTTTACTCGGTATGTTTTTGATCAAATTCGGTTTGTCATTATGGATGTAAAAGTCGTAGGTACGGTCGGGGACTGATAAATCTTATCATTTCTTCCAAAaaattgtaagtaggtatggtTAGTTGAGACTGCCGTTGATAGTacatcaaattttaatttatgaagtTTTGCGATCAAAAATTTGCAATATTAGTTaagttacatatttttttttaatagtgagATGTGATTACAATATGCCAAATAACTATTAAACCGTTATTTTTGTTCCAGAATAACCTAGTAAAATACTAATCTCAGTTTTTCAATTAACCTTGGCAACatcatattaataatgtaatttcatCTAATTTCCTTTCCCGCTAAGTAATTATCTTTCTTAACTAGATAAGTTTCctaatagttttaaaacaatCATCTAAAAGAGGGATGTAACATGATTTGATTATCTATGGTATCCACCTACTTACTTAGGTACCTTAggtttatacctacctactttacaTAGAAGGATTACCTATGTAGTTAGGAAGATTAATAATTACGTGAATGGACGAATAAAGTCGATACAACTCTTTtgcataaatagaaaataggaaataaaacatttatcagtatttttagtGTAAGTCACAATATAGGTACACATTCTTCAGCGTAGCGTTAGCTCCTTTTGGCCAAAAACATCCAACTGCTTTTTCCAAGACTCCGTTATCGTGATGACAATAATTAAACTTTTCTTAGgaagttatataaaaatacaaagaagTCGAAGGTgcgttaaaattaatattatgttaagCGATGCTAATTTCGGCACGTAAAGGCAAATGAACCGCAAAATGAGACTGAAGTTGCGTTGAGTCATCTCTAAAGGTTTggttgcaatatttttttttatttttctttttaataatttaatgagaACTGTATATAAATTGATGTGCTTACATTTTATAGGGAACAGACTCCCAAGCTCGCAAATGACTTGTTCGTACTTCTCAAAATGACTTAACCCTTACCGTTCCCGGCCGAACTTTTTGCCTGGGACATATCTGCATCCATGGTCCGCTTACTaggtatttgtatttgttagATATTCTTTATGAACCTTTGACATAGTTTTATGTGTGAGACAAATGTTATAAgttatttctttacttttatttcacgCATATATCGcacttattactttttaactgttacttttataatacCGTTGATGTCAACGGATATTACAATccaatttctttataaatgcAGAATAGGTATAACGTATATGTACTTCCTTTTTACAATCTCTTTATGGTATTTTCGTGATGCAACGAGCAGTTTAATGACTACGAAACATGAACACATGAACTGAAACTTTTGAGCAATAGGTATATTAGCTAATACCATCACGAACAATAAGCGGGGCAATGttcttatgttttatttagaacttgctgtgcccgcgacttcgtccgcgtggaacagagattttgggcatcattgaagccctcaaagatgaataattttctcatttcccattatttctttgcctctatagttgcagcgtgacgttatatgtatatatatatatatatatatatatatatatatatatagcctaaagccttcctcgataaatggtctattcaacgcaaaaagaatttttcaaatagaaccagtagttcctgagattagcgcgttcaaacaaacaaactcttcagctttataatattagtatagatttaaattattttattaactaggTACATCAGAGACCGACACTGGGTTTGTGCTATTGGTAATAATGGTATTACCCATTTAAGGAAGGATTGcacttttgaaattaatatttagatCAGGTGAATATTATGCATGCTGAATAATACCAATTCGTTAAAGAAATATTGCActtgtgaataaaatattagtactTACGACAGGAAGATATAACAGCATCGTGAAtcttatgataaaattgagctGAAAGATTTAGCAAATAGGGATGATGTTGAAcaggtaaatatatatatccttAAGCGACTTCATCATACAAACTTCATGTTCAATACGCAAATAGTATTAAACTGGCTCTAACAGTTTACACGCTTTCTAGTCAATGACCTGTAGAATCTAGAATTCTTGTTGTTTAAATGGTTTTTCAGGGGGCTCTTCTTGCTACGTTGATAGCTATGTGTGAGTATAAATTCAAAGGAGTTCATTGGCAGCGAAGAAAATACAATGGGTGAgtcagctgcttctctttccaTGAGCCTGGAGCTTGTTTCACAGAGAAGTAATGtagtgtaataaatttaatggattatatataaataattcgaTAAATGTATGGACACAATACAATACGAGTAATTAAATTCGATTTGTCACACTTACAAAaatctgttttaattttttcgatTTACGTGGTCACGCTATACAATTTTCCATTTATGGCGTACAAAAAAGGTTAAGGTactcattaattaattaaaatcaaaagcCTCTTTCCTGTTGGAACAAGTTAACTGAGTCAGACTTGGATACATAATTAAACTCACGATTAGCGTGGGCAGACACAGTTGGATACAGATCGGAAAGGTTCGtattttgttcttttaatGCTAAAATCCTTTTATATTCTATCCTTAAAAACTTCATtgtgttctttttattttaagaatgtttttttttgtttcacagGTTTTGTACAGCCGGAGTCTTTGAAGATCAAATTGGTTATTTAGCGTTCAATTTCTGTGGATCTATTTTCTACAAGGCCTTCCTCTTCGTATGTAGGGCTACCAATTTTGTTTGACTGTTTATTGCTTATAgattttttctcaaaaaaaattataatctaaATAGAATCTGTTGCGTGATCTTGGTCTTTATGACCACGATTCCTGAGCTGGAAAGTTAGGTAATTATTTCTTGTAATAAGCATTCTGTTCCTaatctatattaattttgaattttagcAGTTGCTTAATGTACATGATCACAATTATCATGCGCACTAATCTTAACGAAGGCTTTGACTATCAAAAATATGCGTAGGTATCTGGAACGCCATTGTGATAAGACCGGTCTATGGTGGTTAAAACTATAGGCCATGGGAATACGACACAAAAGAAGTTGCTATAAATCCTAAAATTCTGTAGTCGGTGACCCTGCTCGTGTCTAAATTACACATGAATCGGATTCAATCGTATATTcatttaggtacctatcttATCTCAGTGGTAACTGGGTTTTTGGGGCACATAGACTTCAGTGAATTTGTTTACTTCCTTATTGTAAATTGATCAtgaatgattattattttttgtaataagagAATGAGGTTAAATGATTAATAGTAGTTGCAAACATAACTTTTCGAGAATATGACAATTTGCGCATATAAGTCCAGCTCTTATGAATATATGATGAGAATAAGAGTAAGAACATAATAGGATCTTCCCTCTCAAATAAGGTAttgttaatatgaaaaaaaattggttaatCACAATTAAGTACAATATAATTGAAcagaaattagaaaaaaaaattgctaaaacaaaagaagaatgcaCGAATTGTGCAAATGGATTCGTGAAAGgttgttttttgtatgtaagtaggaATGTATCTACTACCGAAGTTTTGATGCGTAGCGTAGCTAAATAAAGAAGAAACATTGCATTTCAACCAAGATCTACACACCAACCAAACTAAACAAGCGAAGGACTCACTCACACACGCGCAAGAAAATCAATACACGCAAGATAGGTACAAAGGCATCAACAGAAACAGCTGATCGGCGTGAAAACAAGAACTAATGAAGACTTACCACTTTTCCTGTTTCTCAGAGTTATTATAGTTAGTTAAAGCAGGATATCTGTAATAAGAAAATCAAGCTTTACACTCCACACACAAAATCCAATAAgaataatatacctaacatATAATCTATTGCTATATTATAGATTGTTAGTTTGGGATCTAGCTGTGTACTTGTTTGTAcgtatataagtacctatgtaacgTTATTTCGTTGCGCTAAACCGCACtcgaacaaagaaataatttgttttgcaaCTCACCTCTGCGCGGTGCATTCGAGCACTTTTTTCTTCTCCCATCCTTCTTGAGTTTTGACCCACTCTTCACCTGGCGATCGCcagtcttttgaaataaaaggcATTGTTACACAAAACACAACAAAGTTAGACGCGTGCGATGCGTCGTCACCGCACGGGTTAACACGAACGACGCAAAAGTGGATTTGACGGACGCGACGCGAGCAACGCAATGTTTGCGAGTGCGGGCTCGATTCAATGCAAATGTGAAAGAGAGAGACGAAACTATGTTTAGATAAAGACGAATGTGCGCAGTGCGCGTGGATTTTGTTGTGGTTTTTGTACAAACGTCAGAAACAgctgttgttttatttaatttcaataaacaaaagataGTAGGACCTACTTACTGCTCGTGTGTGTATAACACACACAAGCATGTTAAGACCATACGGTAGTggtaggggtagacagagtcggtGATTCCAAGACGGATGTCATTGAGATCCAGTTAAATGCATAAATGTTGCTAAAATCACAAGTTGAAAAGCCTTtccttgattatttttatatattgattatttttttagaaaatacgTGGGAAGAAAAGTAACTCTCTAACAAATATCCTTGGAATATTTCAGTACCCTTCCATTTTTTTCTAActgatttaataattattataggaaaAAAGGCTTCTTaaggcaatttttttaaatatatattttggttttgaGTCATCAGTTGTTCGTAATGTAGGTAAACCAAGTTTGAACTCATTACCCAACTTAaacgaatttttatttaggtaactAGGTAGCTATAACATACCTACTCTTTTCCTTTCTTCTTTTCATTTGCTCTTATAATGTGTATGTCTAACCTATctctgtaagtatttattgtattaatattaatgtcagtttatttaaagaaatgtatttatgGTCTATAGTATTATGGGTAACAAATTTTCTTGATATTCTCTTACTACCTCAAATTCTCTCTTCATGAAAGCTTTGCTTATGCTACATATCTCTGATGCCATCCCATCAGGCTATCCCAtagatgtaaattaaatatataatgtggTAGCTACCATGTCAAATTTGTAGCATCACCGTTATCATTGAATGTGCGCATGGTCGCATGAACATGAACATCTTTGCTTACGATTTTAGTTTCTTTATTCTGACATTGACTGATGTATTCTTCAGTTCCCTTTTTCCGGTTCCATTCAATTCAATCGATTTTATTCaacttcattcattcactttTGGTGCAGTTTGTAGGTTATTTTGTGGATTTGATTTGGTCTTCGTGATGGGGGATTCAACATTCAAACCCAAAATAAATAGCGCTGGAAAGCAGgatcccatccttaaaaaggCCGAGCTAGACTACATGAAAATAATTGAGGAGAAGAATCGCGAACGAGTCCAAAAGTTGCAACAAATTGGAAGACGAAATAGGTTCACTGGATTGGCTATTGGAGCAGGAGtgtttagtatttatttatattctatatTTGCCATAAAACAGGAAACTTTCCTGGACGATTTTAACGAACCTGCGAAAATCCAGCAGTAGAAATGGCAGTGGCAAGAGCTTCATTCAAACAAATCAGATTGCCTCCTCTACCAAGTATCAAAGATGTCATTAGGCTGTACAAACTTCGGGCACTCCGAGAATTGTCTCAAAATTTTCTAATGGAACCAAAATTAATCGATAAAATAGTCCGTGCTGCAGGTCATATCGAAAATAACGTTGTTTGTGAAGTTGGTCCGGGCCCTGGCGGGATTACAAGGTCTATTAT
The window above is part of the Amyelois transitella isolate CPQ chromosome 11, ilAmyTran1.1, whole genome shotgun sequence genome. Proteins encoded here:
- the LOC106136712 gene encoding cytochrome c oxidase assembly factor 3, mitochondrial; its protein translation is MGDSTFKPKINSAGKQDPILKKAELDYMKIIEEKNRERVQKLQQIGRRNRFTGLAIGAGVFSIYLYSIFAIKQETFLDDFNEPAKIQQ